In Arachis stenosperma cultivar V10309 chromosome 1, arast.V10309.gnm1.PFL2, whole genome shotgun sequence, one DNA window encodes the following:
- the LOC130962187 gene encoding 65-kDa microtubule-associated protein 1-like produces MAVTDSQNPLLGEDTCGSLLNKLQEIWDEVGESDEERDKMLLQIEQECLDVYKRKVEQAAKSRARLLQSLSDAKIELCNLLSALGEKGFAGMPEKTSGTIKEQLAAIAPILEKLWQQKDERVKEFSDVQSQIEKICGEIAGDLSPSDQTGPPAVDESNLSLKKLDEFQSQLQELQKEKSERLHKVHEFVSTVHDLCSVLGMDFLSTVTEVHPSLDDSTSVNSKSISNGTLARLANTVSTLNEEKQKRLHKLQELASQLVDLWNLMDTPPEERSLFDHVTCNMSTSVDEVTVPGALALDLIEQAEVEVERLDQLKASRMKEIAFKKQAELEEIFARAHIEIEPEAAREKIMSLIDSGNIEPTELLADMDNQIAKAKEEALSRKEILDKVEKWMSACEEESWLEDYNRDDNRYNASRGAHLNLKRAEKARILVNKIPALVDTLVARTRAWEEVHDMSFAYDGVPLLAMLDEYAMLRHEREEEKRRMRDQKKYHEQQNTEQDSPFGTKPSPARPVGSKKVVGPRANGGANGTPNRRLSLNAHQNGSKSTSKDGKRDRQSAPLNYVSISKEDAASHVSGSEPVPASP; encoded by the exons ATGGCAGTGACAGATTCACAAAATCCTCTTCTTGGAGAAGACACCTGTGGTTCCTTGTTAAATAAGCTGCAG GAAATATGGGATGAAGTTGGTGAGAGCGATGAGGAGCGAGACAAGATGCTTCTTCAAATAGAGCAAGAGTGCTTGGATGTGTACAAGAGAAAGGTTGAACAGGCTGCTAAGTCAAGGGCGCGCCTTCTTCAATCTTTATCTGATGCTAAGATTGAGCTTTGTAATCTTCTATCGGCTCTTGGAGAGAAGGGCTTTGCTGGAATG CCAGAAAAAACTTCGGGCACTATCAAGGAACAGCTTGCAGCTATAGCACCAATACTTGAAAAGTTATGGCAACAAAAGGATGAAAGAGTAAAGGAGTTTTCGGATGTGCAGTCGCagattgaaaagatatgtgGAGAGATTGCCGGCGACTTGAGTCCTAGTGATCAGACAGGACCGCCCGCAGTTGATGAGTCTAATCTGTCCTTGAAGAAATTAGATGAATTTCAATCCCAACTACAAGAACTTCAAAAGGAAAAG AGTGAGAGGTTGCACAAGGTTCATGAATTTGTGAGTACTGTGCATGATCTTTGTTCGGTCCTTGGTATGGATTTCTTGAGTACTGTGACTGAGGTTCATCCGAGCTTAGATGATTCTACCAGTGTTAACTCCAAAAGCATAAGCAACGGCACACTAGCTCGGCTGGCTAATACAGTATCAACACTGAAtgaagaaaaacagaaaaggCTACACAAG CTCCAAGAATTGGCTTCCCAGTTGGTTGATCTGTGGAATCTAATGGATACTCCTCCGGAGGAGAGAAGTCTATTTGACCATGTTACCTGCAATATGTCAACTTCTGTGGATGAAGTCACTGTTCCTGGTGCTCTTGCTTTGGATCTGATTGAGCAG GCTGAAGTGGAAGTAGAGAGGCTCGATCAGCTGAAAGCCAGCAGGATGAAAGAAATTGCTTTCAAGAAGCAAGCAGAACTTGAAGAGATATTTGCCCGTGCTCATATTGAAATAGAGCCAGAAGCTGCTCGAGAGAAGATTATGTCGCTGATTGATTCTGGAAACATCGAACCAACTGAATTGCTGGCTGACATGGACAATCAAATAGCAAAGGCGAAAGAAGAAGCTTTAAGCCGAAAAGAAATATTGGACAAGGTTGAGAAGTGGATGTCAGCATGTGAGGAAGAGAGCTGGCTTGAAGACTATAATCGG GATGATAACAGGTATAATGCAAGCAGAGGTGCTCACTTAAACCTGAAACGTGCAGAGAAAGCTAGGATACTAGTCAACAAAATTCCAG CTTTGGTTGACACATTGGTTGCTAGAACTCGAGCATGGGAAGAAGTTCATGACATGTCATTCGCATACGACGGTGTTCCTCTTCTTGCTATGTTAGATGAATACGCCATGCTCAGGCATGAAAGGGAAGAGGAAAAACGAAGGATGAGG GACCAAAAGAAGTATCATGAACAGCAAAACACAGAACAGGATTCTCCTTTTGGCACAAAACCCAGCCCTGCTCGGCCGGTTGGCAGCAAGAAGGTAGTTGGCCCTCGTGCTAACGGAGGAGCTAACGGCACTCCTAACCGACGACTCTCTCTGAATGCCCATCAGAATGGAAGCAAGTCTACATCAAAAGATGGGAAAAGGGATAGACAATCTGCTCCCCTGAATTATGTTTCCATATCAAAAGAAGATGCTGCTTCCCATGTTTCTGGTTCTGAACCAGTCCCCGCATCACCCTAA
- the LOC130936533 gene encoding indole-3-acetate O-methyltransferase 1-like codes for MLPAMGDNVVVSNMELEKLLSMKGGRGEASYVNNSQAQAMHAKSMLHLLKETLDRVEVDASREMPFVVVDLGCSCGINTINVVDVMIKHIMKRYEGLGLDPPEFSAFFSDLPSNDFNTLFQLLPPMPNYGVSMEECLAAKNHRSYFAAGVPGSFYRRLFPARSINVFHSAFSLHWLSQVPEAVTEKRSSAYNKGRVFIHGANEITAIAYKKQFQTDLAAFLRSRSVEMKRGGSMFLVCLGRTSVDPTDQGGAGLLFGTHFQDAWDDLVLQGLISSEKRDSFNIPVYAPSLQDFKEVVEGDGSFAIHKLEVFKGGSPLVVDQPDNASQVGKALANTCRSVSGVLVDAHIGEDLSHELFLRVEHRATCHGKDLLEQLQFYHIVASLSFLQS; via the exons GCCATGCATGCGAAGTCAATGCTTCACCTTCTAAAAGAAACCCTAGACAGAGTTGAAGTAGATGCATCAAGAGAGATGCCATTTGTGGTGGTGGATTTGGGTTGTTCATGTGGGATCAACACAATAAACGTTGTGGATGTGATGATAAAGCACATTATGAAGCGCTATGAGGGTTTGGGATTGGATCCACCCGAATTCTCAGCTTTCTTCTCCGATCTTCCTAGCAATGACTTCAACACTCTCTTTCAGCTCCTTCCACCCATGCCTAACTATGGAGTCAGCATGGAAGAGTGCCTCGCCGCCAAAAACCACCGTTCTTACTTTGCCGCCGGAGTACCCGGTTCTTTCTACCGGAGGCTTTTTCCGGCCAGGTCCATCAATGTTTTCCACTCTGCCTTCTCTTTACATTGGTTATCTCAG GTGCCAGAAGCAGTAACGGAGAAGAGGTCAAGTGCATACAACAAAGGGAGAGTGTTCATCCATGGAGCGAATGAGATAACAGCCATTGCATACAAGAAACAGTTCCAAACAGACTTGGCAGCGTTCCTGAGGTCAAGATCtgtggagatgaagagaggtgggTCCATGTTCTTGGTTTGCTTGGGCAGAACCTCTGTGGACCCCACCGACCAGGGTGGTGCTGGTCTCCTCTTTGGGACCCACTTTCAGGATGCTTGGGATGATCTTGTCCTTCAG GGGTTAATTAGCAGTGAGAAACGTGACAGTTTCAACATTCCAGTTTATGCACCAAGCCTACAAGACTTCAAGGAGGTGGTTGAAGGCGACGGATCATTCGCCATCCACAAGCTGGAGGTTTTCAAAGGAGGAAGTCCTCTTGTGGTTGACCAACCGGACAACGCCAGCCAAGTCGGAAAGGCCCTGGCCAACACCTGCCGGAGTGTCTCCGGCGTCCTTGTTGACGCCCACATCGGAGAAGACCTTAGCCACGAGCTCTTTCTTAGAGTGGAGCACAGAGCTACCTGCCATGGCAAAGACTTGTTAGAACAACTTCAGTTCTATCACATAGTTGCAtccctttcttttcttcaatCATAA